One genomic segment of Arachis duranensis cultivar V14167 chromosome 4, aradu.V14167.gnm2.J7QH, whole genome shotgun sequence includes these proteins:
- the LOC107483752 gene encoding uncharacterized protein LOC107483752 has product MSFNDFLNSIIQKLGLQGVKRVEKLFYRIPISVLRDDMKYDSFVIGSDEDLEVLFHCHRQYPEVRTAELLAKLIDMVSNIGGLNRNTQTPGTAAGSSSRHVGASSSVPVIAPQDEPVASPSFTVDLNRSGGGEVGIVDRVPIFLQCGAPASMDDALPDDDDADDVESDIIADDSGDDITASNLVGASGGSSSGTQQYPPYFSSLDLDAMRQEGVAREPTRFGARDTHRTGGLLKFQVGQRFQDKEEAVLSMRTYSIRRGVQYKVVDSDYRKYLGKCTEFGKGCTWLIRISLHQRKGIWEVKQYNRPHTCLATSISSDHRSLDYHVISAFIMPMVRAVVLTSCTILFICDH; this is encoded by the coding sequence ATGAGCTTCAATGACTTCCTAAATTCTATAATACAAAAGCTTGGGCTGCAAGGCGTAAAACGGGTTGAGAAGTTATTCTATCGCATTCCGATCTCAGTGTTGCGAGATGACATGAAGTACGATTCGTTCGTCATAGGGAGTGACGAGGATTTGGAGGTCCTGTTCCATTGTCATCGGCAGTATCCCGAAGTTAGGACAGCTGAGTTGTTGGCAAAGCTGATTGATATGGTCTCTAACATAGGAGGTTTGAACCGGAATACCCAAACTCCAGGTACGGCAGCCGGTTCTAGTTCGAGACATGTTGGTGCATCTTCATCCGTGCCTGTGATTGCACCTCAGGACGAGCCTGTGGCCTCCCCGTCGTTCACCGTTGATCTCAACCGCAGTGGTGGCGGCGAGGTTGGTATCGTTGATAGGGTGCCGATTTTCTTACAGTGTGGGGCACCGGCTAGTATGGATGATGCATTGCCGGATGATGATGACGCTGATGATGTGGAGTCGGACATCATTGCTGATGATAGTGGTGATGACATTACAGCGAGTAATCTAGTTGGGGCTAGCGGCGGTTCTAGCTCTGGGACTCAGCAGTACCCTCCGTACTTTTCATCCTTGGACTTGGATGCCATGAGACAGGAGGGGGTTGCTAGGGAACCCACCAGATTTGGTGCTAGAGATACCCATAGAACCGGAGGTCTTTTAAAGTTTCAGGTTGGTCAGCGATTTCAGGATAAAGAGGAGGCTGtgttaagcatgaggacatatAGCATCCGACGCGGGGTACAGTACAAAGTGGTGGACTCCGATTATCGCAAGTACCTTGGGAAGTGTACTGAATTTGGGAAagggtgcacatggttgattaGGATCAGTCTCCACCAACGCAAGGGTATTTGGGAGGTAAAACAGTACAACAGACCTCATACTTGTCTGGCAACGTCGATCTCGAGCGATCACAGGAGTCTTGATTATCATGTGATCTCGGCCTTCATCATGCCAATGGTTAGAGCTGTTGTCCTTACTTCTTGCACTATCCTATTTATTTGTGACCACTAA
- the LOC107483757 gene encoding potassium transporter 11 (The sequence of the model RefSeq protein was modified relative to this genomic sequence to represent the inferred CDS: added 111 bases not found in genome assembly), which produces MASRVESDEDGDNKGSMWDLDQKLDQPMDEEAGRLKNMYREKKFSALLLLRLAYQSLGVVYGDLGTSPLYVFYNTFPHGAKDREDVIGALSLIIYSLTLVPLLKYVFIVLRANDNGQGGTFALYSLLCRHANLKIIPNQHRTDEELTTYSRATIHERSFAAKTKRWLETHAFNKNSILILVLVGTCMVIGDGILTPAISVLSAAGGIKVNRPDVDSGVVVLVAVVILVGLFSLQHYGTDRVGWLFAPIVLLWFLLIGGIGMYNIWNYDSSVLKAFSPIYIYRYLRRGGREGWTSLGGILLSITGTEALFADLAHFPVSSVQIAFTLVVFPCLLLAYSGQAAYLLLNLDHTKDAFYRSIPEKIYWPVFVVATAAAIVASQATITATFSIIKQALAHGCFPRVKVVHTSKNFLGQIYIPDMNWILMILCIAVTAGFKNQNQIGNAYGTAVVLVMLVTTLLMILIMLLVWHCHWILVVIFTLTSLVVECTYFSAVLFKVDQGGWAPLVIAGVFFIIMYVWHYGTLKRYEFEMHSKVSMAWVLGLGPSLGLVRVPGVGLVYTELASGVPHIFSHFITNLPAIHSVVVFVCVKYLPVYTVPEEERFLVKRIGPKNFHMFRCVARYGYKDLHKKDDDFEKKLFHNLFVFVKLESMMEGFSDSDEYSLYGQQTVESRDAVLNNNNNDNTASSNVDLSISTVDSIVPVRSPSPVNITVQSSDRVSSHTEVDELEFLNNCRDAGVVHILGNTVVRARRDSRFYKKIAVDYIYAFLRKICREHSVIFNIPHESLLNVGQIFYV; this is translated from the exons ATGTACAGAGAAAAA AAATTTTCTGCGCTGTTGCTTCTTCGGCTTGCATATCAGAGTCTTGGTGTGGTTTATGGAGATTTGGGAACTTCCCCTTTGTATGTTTTCTACAATACATTTCCTCATGGAGCTAAAGATCGAGAGGATGTTATCGGAGCTCTTTCTTTGATTATATACTCTCTCACACTAGTGCCACTCCTCAAATATGTTTTTATTGTATTGAGAGCAAATGACAATGGCCAAG GTGGAACATTCGCTCTCTACTCCTTGCTTTGCCGACACGCAAACCTTAAAATCATTCCCAACCAGCATCGTACTGATGAAGAGCTCACCACATATAGCCGGGCTACAATCCATGAAAGATCATTTGCTGCAAAAACCAAAAGATGGCTTGAGACACACGCATTTAATAAAAACTCCATCCTCATACTTGTCCTTGTTGGTACCTGCATGGTGATAGGAGACGGGATTCTTACCCCTGCTATATCTG TTTTATCTGCTGCTGGAGGCATCAAGGTAAATCGCCCCGATGTGGATAGTG GCGTAGTTGTGCTGGTTGCTGTTGTAATACTAGTCGGGTTATTCAGCTTGCAACATTATGGTACGGATAGAGTTGGTTGGCTCTTCGCTCCAATCGTCTTACTTTGGTTTCTGCTAATTGGAGGTATCGGTATGTACAACATATGGAATTATGACAGCAGTGTTTTAAAAGCATTTTCACCTATCTATATATATCGGTATCTAAGAAGAGGAGGGAGAGAAGGTTGGACTTCCCTTGGTGGTATCTTGCTTAGCATAACAG GGACGGAGGCTCTTTTTGCCGACTTAGCTCATTTTCCAGTCTCATCTGTACAAATTGCATTCACTCTAGTTGTGTTCCCTTGCCTTCTTTTAGCATATTCTGGACAGGCCGCCTACCTTCTATTAAACTTGGATCATACGAAAGATGCTTTCTACCGTTCTATTCCAG AAAAAATATATTGGCCCGTATTTGTCGTAGCAACAGCAGCAGCTATTGTAGCTAGCCAGGCTACAATAACAGCAACCTTTTCAATTATTAAGCAAGCGCTAGCTCACGGCTGTTTCCCACGAGTCAAAGTTGTACATACATCAAAGAATTTCCTTGGCCAGATATATATTCCAGATATGAATTGGATCCTTATGATTCTTTGCATCGCTGTTACGGCTGGGTTTAAGAATCAAAACCAGATTGGAAATGCATATG GTACTGCTGTTGTGTTGGTCATGCTGGTTACAACACTGCTCATGATTTTAATCATGCTGTTAGTCTGGCACTGCCATTGGATTCTTGTCGTCATTTTCACACTCACATCGTTGGTTGTGGAATGCACATACTTTTCAGCTGTACTATTCAAAGTTGATCAAGGTGGTTGGGCACCCCTTGTAATTGCTGGAGTATTTTTCATTATAATGTATGTTTGGCATTATGGTACCTTGAAGCGCTACGAGTTTGAAATGCATAGTAAGGTCTCAATGGCATGGGTTCTTGGCCTCGGACCGAGTTTGGGACTTGTCCGTGTCCCTGGAGTTGGATTAGTATACACAGAGCTTGCAAGTGGAGTACCACACATCTTTTCCCACTTCATCACCAACTTACCAGCCATCCATTCTGTGGTGGTTTTCGTGTGTGTCAAGTATCTTCCTGTCTACACCGTTCCAGAAGAAGAACGATTCCTTGTAAAGAGGATTGGCCCCAAGAACTTCCACATGTTCCGGTGCGTGGCACGGTATGGCTATAAAGACCTGCACAAGAAAGATGATGATTTTGAGAAGAAACTATTCCATAATCTTTTTGTGTTTGTTAAGCTCGAGTCGATGATGGAAGGATTCTCTGATTCTGATGAGTACAGTTTGTACGGCCAGCAAACAGTGGAGTCTAGAGATGCTGTGttgaacaacaacaataatgacaACACAGCTTCCTCAAATGTTGACTTGTCAATTTCGACAGTAGATTCAATAGTACCAGTTAGATCTCCATCACCTGTGAATATCACTGTACAGTCATCCGATCGTGTAAGCAGCCACACCGAGGTTGATGAACTCGAATTCTTGAACAACTGCCGGGATGCCGGGGTGGTCCACATACTAGGAAACACAGTTGTGAGGGCAAGGAGGGATTCAAGATTCTACAAGAAAATAGCTGttgattatatatatgcatTCCTTAGGAAGATATGCAGGGAGCATAGTGTGATTTTCAATATTCCTCATGAGAGTCTCCTAAATGTTGGTCAGATTTTCTATGTATAG
- the LOC107483759 gene encoding potassium transporter 11 encodes MLTTNEAYGSNLKKKGSMWALDQNLDEPIDDDAVRIRNISKEKKFSALLILRLAYQSLGVVYGDLGTSPLYVFYNTFPHGAKDQEDVIGALSLIIYSLTLVPLIKYVFIVLRANDNGQGGTFALYSLLCRHANIKIIPNLHRTDEELTTYSRATIHEKSFAAKTKRWIEAHQYAKDTILILVLIGTCMMIGDGILTPTISVLSAVGGIKLTIPDVKNEVVVLVSVAIIVGLFSLQHYGTDRVGWLFAPIVLLWLLLIGAIGIYNILNYDRSVLRAFSPVYIYRYLKRGRREDWTSLGGIMLSITGTEALFADLAHFPVSSVQIAFTVLVFPCLLLAYSGQAAYLLNNLDHTQDAFYRSIPDKMYWPVFVVATGAAVVASQATISATSSIIKQARAHGCFPRVKIVHTSKKFLGQIYIPDINWILMVLCITVTAGFENQSQIGNAYGTAVLFVMLVTTFLMILIMILVWHCHWILAIIFAGVSLLVELSYCSAVLFKVDQGSWIPFLIAGAFFIVMYVWHYGKLKRYEFEMHSKVSMAWVLGLGPSLGLVRVPGVGLVYTQLSRGVPHIFSHFITNLPAIHSVVIFVCVKYLPVYTVPEEERFLVKRIGPKSLHMFRCVARYGYKDLHRRDDDFENKLFESLFLFVKLDYMMEGCSDSENYSSYEQTPAESNNNNENTHSSNMDLSVTSVDSLESDRSESHGNIASRPPEVDELEFLNKCRDAGVVHILGNTVVRTRDSRFYKKIAINFIYAFLRKICRENSVLFNIPHESLLTVGQICYI; translated from the exons ATGCTGACAACAAACGAAGCATATGGGAGTAACCTAAAGAAAAAGGGTAGCATGTGGGCTTTAGATCAGAACCTCGATGAGCCTATTGATGACGATGCTGTGAGGATCAGAAATATATCCAAAGAAAAA AAATTTTCGGCTCTGTTAATTCTTCGGCTTGCATATCAGAGTCTTGGTGTGGTTTATGGAGATTTGGGAACTTCCCCTTTGTACGTTTTCTACAATACTTTTCCTCATGGTGCTAAAGATCAGGAGGATGTTATTGGAGCTCTTTCTTTGATTATATACTCACTTACACTGGTGCCGCTCATCAAATACGTTTTTATTGTATTGAGAGCAAATGACAATGGCCAAG GTGGAACATTCGCTCTCTACTCTTTGCTTTGCCGACACGCCAACATTAAAATCATTCCCAATCTGCATCGTACCGATGAAGAGCTCACTACATATAGTCGGGCCACCATCCACGAAAAGTCGTTTGCTGCGAAAACTAAAAGATGGATAGAGGCACACCAATATGCTAAAGACACTATCCTGATCCTTGTCCTCATTGGTACCTGCATGATGATTGGGGATGGGATTCTTACCCCAACTATTTCTG TTTTATCTGCAGTTGGTGGCATCAAGTTAACTATCCCTGATGTGAAAAATG AAGTGGTAGTGCTGGTTTCTGTTGCAATAATAGTTGGGTTATTCAGCTTGCAACATTATGGTACGGATCGAGTTGGTTGGCTCTTTGCTCCAATTGTCTTGCTTTGGCTTCTCCTAATTGGAGCTATTGGTATATACAACATATTGAATTACGACCGCAGTGTTCTAAGAGCATTTTCTCCCGTCTATATCTATCGGTATCTAAAAAGAGGACGGCGAGAAGATTGGACTTCCCTTGGTGGTATCATGCTCAGCATAACAG GAACCGAAGCTCTTTTTGCTGACTTGGCTCATTTTCCAGTCTCATCTGTACAAATTGCATTTACTGTTCTCGTGTTTCCTTGCCTTCTCTTGGCGTACTCTGGACAGGCCGCTTATCTTCTGAATAACTTGGATCATACGCAAGATGCTTTCTATCGTTCTATTCCAG ACAAAATGTACTGGCCGGTATTTGTTGTGGCAACAGGAGCGGCTGTTGTTGCAAGCCAGGCTACAATATCTGCAACCTCTTCAATTATTAAGCAAGCCCGTGCTCATGGCTGTTTTCCGCGAGTCAAAATCGTACATACTTCGAAGAAGTTCCTTGGCCAGATATATATTCCAGACATCAATTGGATTCTTATGGTTCTCTGCATCACTGTTACTGCTGGGTTTGAGAATCAAAGCCAAATTGGAAATGCATATG GTACTGCTGTTTTGTTTGTGATGCTGGTAACAACATTTCTCATGATATTAATCATGATATTAGTGTGGCACTGCCATTGGATCCTTGCCATCATTTTTGCCGGCGTATCACTTCTTGTGGAGCTTTCATACTGCTCTGCTGTGCTATTCAAAGTTGATCAAGGTAGTTGGATACCCTTTTTAATTGCTGGAGCATTTTTCATTGTCATGTATGTATGGCACTACGGTAAGCTGAAACGATACGAGTTTGAAATGCATAGTAAGGTCTCAATGGCATGGGTTCTTGGCCTCGGACCGAGTTTAGGACTGGTTCGAGTCCCCGGAGTTGGACTAGTATACACACAACTCTCAAGAGGAGTACCACATATCTTTTCACATTTCATAACTAACTTGCCGGCTATACATTCCGTTGTAATTTTCGTGTGCGTTAAGTATCTTCCTGTCTACACTGTCCCGGAAGAAGAACGGTTCCTTGTCAAGAGAATTGGCCCCAAGAGTCTCCACATGTTTCGCTGTGTGGCGCGATATGGCTACAAAGATCTCCACAGGAGAGATGATGATTTTGAGAACAAACTCTTCGAAAGTCTTTTCTTGTTTGTCAAGCTTGACTACATGATGGAAGGATGCTCGGATTCAGAGAATTACAGTTCGTATGAGCAAACACCGGCGGAGTCGAATAACAATAACGAGAATACACATTCATCGAATATGGATTTGTCAGTTACGTCAGTAGATTCACTAGAATCTGATAGATCTGAATCACATGGGAATATTGCTTCACGGCCACCTGAGGTCGATGAACTCGAGTTCTTGAACAAATGCCGGGATGCCGGGGTGGTTCACATTCTTGGAAACACAGTTGTGAGGACGAGGGATTCAAGATTCTACAAGAAAATagctattaattttatatatgcatTCCTTAGGAAGATATGCAGGGAAAATAGTGTGCTTTTCAACATTCCTCATGAGAGTCTCTTAACTGTTGGTCAGATTTGCTATATATAG